The DNA segment AAATCAAACCCCATAGGTGAAGGTGCATTGGTATATTTGTCTGCTTCCTCGATCTGGGTTTTGTAGGTGGCATAAAATTGAGGCCAGTCGAACAGTTTATCGTTATACTTCAATGCTTCGTTTGTCGCACTGAGCGCATCTGCATACTGACCCATCGTTAGGTAGATGCGCGCTTTAAGTGCATAAGCTGCGCCTAAATTCGGATGCAGGGCTGTCGCGCTTGTGGCGCGAAGATTTGGAATCGCTTCGTCGATGTCTTTCAGCATGAAGGCATACAAATCCTTGATGCTCACCTGAGTATGCGGGGCATTAATGTCTGCACTTTGAATCAGTGGCACAGATAGCTTACTGGCTGCGTTAGCAGCTTCGTAAGTGTCTGCAAAATTATTGGCCAGTACATAATAATTTACTGCCCTCAACACTTTTGCCTGTGCAATCAGCTGTGCTTTATCTGCATCTGAGCCTTCCGTTGCCGCAGGAACATGCTCAATTAACAGGTTACTTGTCGATATTCCGGTATAAGGCGTGTAATAAGTCCCCTCATCGCTACCGCTGATCGGAATCCGGTCTGTATTCTCATTCCAGAAATAATTGGCCGAATACAAAGGATAATAATTCAGGTTCGCCGTCGTTTCAAACTTATCGTTCATCAACAGGATGGCCTGCGTAATTGGCGTACGTTGGTTTCCATACTCATCACGAATCATAGCTTCGTAATCGGCCAATGTAGTTGGCGTTTTTTGACCTTTTGGGACAATGTCCAGGAATTTTTTGCAGCTGCTAAAACTAACTAATAGTATCAGTGCTGAGATTTTCAGTGTATTTGATAATATCTTTTTCATCTTCTTGATTTAAAAATTAAGATAAACTCCCCATACATAATTTGCAGGCAGGTATCCATTCAATAAATACTTGGCTTCTTTACTTTTCGCTATCGTGAATGCGTTCTCCACATTGAACTGGAACCTCAGGTTTTCCAGGTTGGCTTTTTTGAGCAGGTTTTTCGGTAAGCGATAGGCGAGGGAGACGTTTCTAAGGCGGATATTTGAAGCATCGATCACATTGATGTCTGCTTTCTGGTAGATCTCCGCACTCTGACTGTTATAGGCAGGATCTTCTGCAAACACCAATCTTGGAATATCGGTTCTGTTCTCATCACCAGGCGTTTTCCACCTGTCGGTGATCTCTTTATTGACCGCAGTGATTTGAGTTACATAACCTCCAAGAGCGCCGTTGTACGCACTTCCCAATACCGGAAGGAAGGTGTTTCTCATTTTATGTCCACCTTCAAAGGTCAGCAAAAATGAAAAAGAGAAATTTTTATACTCCAACAAGTTGTTAAAGGCACCACTATAAGTAGGAACCGTTGAACCGCTGTACACAATAGAGCCTAAGGTAGCTGGAGAATTCAATACTTTTTCCCCTTTATCATTGTACACTTGTGGAAGGCCGTCGGCACTTAATCCTGCCCAACGGTAGCTATAAATCGCATTGTAAGGATTTCCGATTCTTGGATAGGCCTGAGGGTAATCCAGCTGTAAATAATACACCGGCGCTTCGACATTTACATAGGTCACCTTGTTTTTGTTATGCGCATATAAAATGCTGGTATTCCAGGTGAAATCTTTGCTCCGAATCACATCCGCAGAGATAGACAACTCAATTCCCTTATTGGTCATTTCGCCGTTGTTGATCGCATAAGTGCTAAAGCCAAATCCTTCTGTAGGTACACCCATGGTGCTTGCTAAGAGGTCTTTACCTTGTTTGTTGTAATAATCCAGGGATCCGCTGATGCGGTTCTTGAAAAAGGCAAAATCTGCACCGACGTTGTTGGTGGTTGTTTTTTCCCAGGATAATAAGGGATTTGGACGGTTACCAACGGTTCCCTGTAAACCACCTACGTTATTATTACTGCGGTAAAAGGCCGTCATGTAAGGCGCTGCATCTTTAGCAATGTTTCCACCGATACCATGAGAAACCCTTAATTTCAAAAGGTCTACCCAGTCGGCATTAAAGAAGGATTCTTTGTAGATGTTCCATCCTGCACCCACAGACCAAAGTGGTTTGTTCTGGTATTTGGAATTGGTGCCCCATAAGTTGGAACGGTCCCAGCGCAAACTTCCTGTAACCAGGTATTTGCTGTCGTAGGCATAACCTGCGTTTGCGTAAACAGATACGAATCTGTTGACATTTTCACGCTGACTGGCAATATTGCTGTTTGAAAAAGATTTACCGCCAAGAATTGCACCTGGTACGGCAGCTAAAGCTTTGGCGTTGATCAGGTCGAAGGATAAAACTTTAGGATCGTAGTTGTACAGGTATTGATCTTCAAATTCCAGTTTTGTATCTCTGATCTCCGTACCTACGATGGCCGTCAGGTTATGTTTGTCTCCAAATGTTTTGTCGACATTTAATTGCTGGCGGAAATTATAGGCAGAACTAAAACTATCCTGATCGTAATTGATATTTCCATAAGGCATGTTGAAGGTTACCGGTCCTCCGGCAACTTTTCCGGCATAGCCGTTTACCTGATCTCTCACATAGAAAGAGTTTTTATCGAACAATCTGTTGAAACGATCTGAACCAAACTCGTATTGAAAAGTAGAACGGTAAGACAGCCATTTGGTGATGTCTGCATTTAATTTAATGAATGACCTGTTGCTGAAACTTTTTAACCTGCCCAGGTTACGGCTCTGCTCGTCCAATGCGGTAATGTCCATGCTGTAAAGACCATTGGAATTGATCAGTGACATGGTATTAGCGCTAAGGCGGGAGACACCGGTAGAGGTGAAGTTGGTGCCATCTTCGTTCTTTAGGCGGTCGTACGGCAGGTAGGCATA comes from the Pedobacter sp. FW305-3-2-15-E-R2A2 genome and includes:
- a CDS encoding RagB/SusD family nutrient uptake outer membrane protein — translated: MKKILSNTLKISALILLVSFSSCKKFLDIVPKGQKTPTTLADYEAMIRDEYGNQRTPITQAILLMNDKFETTANLNYYPLYSANYFWNENTDRIPISGSDEGTYYTPYTGISTSNLLIEHVPAATEGSDADKAQLIAQAKVLRAVNYYVLANNFADTYEAANAASKLSVPLIQSADINAPHTQVSIKDLYAFMLKDIDEAIPNLRATSATALHPNLGAAYALKARIYLTMGQYADALSATNEALKYNDKLFDWPQFYATYKTQIEEADKYTNAPSPMGFDFVENYYYRHGSSNFSGRESALRTDRATKFETGDARFASRWKLRTVAADTYYTSITIGFFNYGGLTTTEVYLIKAECQARLNDVPGAMNTLNAVRVKRIFAQNYVPLSASNTVDAVKLIQRTKANELINSITNFADARRLNKDPNYATTLTKTENGQNYSLSPTSHLWTMPIPLGAIKNPGNGTIVQNVSK
- a CDS encoding SusC/RagA family TonB-linked outer membrane protein, giving the protein MKLTTFLLFALIMQVSAGTYAQKITLSAKNAELFTIFDRISDQSGYDFIVIYSQLKDANKVNINVQNAELKDVLEQIFKNQPLEYSISNKTVLIRKKERSFVEELIHRFQEIDVKGKVLDENNLPLPGATVKVKGTKKQALTDQNGEFRLSNVDDKAVLVISYLGYQNKEVAVQENLGSINLTEQTGQLLEVTVSTGYQTLPKERVTGAFSSIPAKKLEQQRLSSMGSLLEGRIAGYNNGLIRGTTSMRGVTNPLFVVDGFPVENTKYNTNGSITENVPGLNLEDIESITVLKDAAAASIYGARAANGVVVIVTKKPKKGKPQISASSTITLSSNGVYTDNLTNSADIVSLEKEWETNNPKLKAANSAAYAANVLTNAGYQSQGIKAILAKYAGTLTQAQLDAKLNQLASSGYQYYDDMEKYSKRNPFYQQYNVSVGSASETNSFYSSLTYRNNKFEDKYTKDESLGLNINNTTKINKWLTLELSNYLSYNDATQQNYNTQSPQYAYLPYDRLKNEDGTNFTSTGVSRLSANTMSLINSNGLYSMDITALDEQSRNLGRLKSFSNRSFIKLNADITKWLSYRSTFQYEFGSDRFNRLFDKNSFYVRDQVNGYAGKVAGGPVTFNMPYGNINYDQDSFSSAYNFRQQLNVDKTFGDKHNLTAIVGTEIRDTKLEFEDQYLYNYDPKVLSFDLINAKALAAVPGAILGGKSFSNSNIASQRENVNRFVSVYANAGYAYDSKYLVTGSLRWDRSNLWGTNSKYQNKPLWSVGAGWNIYKESFFNADWVDLLKLRVSHGIGGNIAKDAAPYMTAFYRSNNNVGGLQGTVGNRPNPLLSWEKTTTNNVGADFAFFKNRISGSLDYYNKQGKDLLASTMGVPTEGFGFSTYAINNGEMTNKGIELSISADVIRSKDFTWNTSILYAHNKNKVTYVNVEAPVYYLQLDYPQAYPRIGNPYNAIYSYRWAGLSADGLPQVYNDKGEKVLNSPATLGSIVYSGSTVPTYSGAFNNLLEYKNFSFSFLLTFEGGHKMRNTFLPVLGSAYNGALGGYVTQITAVNKEITDRWKTPGDENRTDIPRLVFAEDPAYNSQSAEIYQKADINVIDASNIRLRNVSLAYRLPKNLLKKANLENLRFQFNVENAFTIAKSKEAKYLLNGYLPANYVWGVYLNF